One Gossypium hirsutum isolate 1008001.06 chromosome A11, Gossypium_hirsutum_v2.1, whole genome shotgun sequence genomic window carries:
- the LOC107956415 gene encoding uncharacterized protein produces the protein MEEQKGRQPVRNVPDLQMQALLREMERLLDRRLNPLEDPLYQVEAQRERDEYPEVARQRREGPNQRRRQPKVQDDDVNENSEDESDHGSNISLERRRPRNRGQVYRRREDDDLKNIKLSIPPFQGKSDPETYLEWEKKIELVFECHNYSENKKVKLATIEFSDYAMIWWDQLTTSRRRNGEHPISTWTEMKAVMRRRFIPSYYHRELHQKLQNLIQGTKSEEDYYKEMEVAMIRADIQEDREATMARFLAGLNREIANVVELQHYIEVVDMVHMAIKVEKQLKRKGTTQAYPNTNPSKRGQSTSKGFPTNRTKDSSTISKANKPIAESSKGKAPESSTARSRDIKCFKCLGRGHIASQCPNRRTMVKRADGEIETEDKEENDPESNSEVGEELEQPVEGELLVVKRSLSLQCVEDEQQRENIFHSRCQVQGKVCSIIIDGGSCTNVASTLMVEKLGLSTTKHLNPYKLQWLNDGSELKVTKQVLVSFSIEKYSDEVLCDVVPMHAGHLLLGRPWQFDRWVMHDGYTNRYSFKHLGKNMTLSPLTPK, from the coding sequence ATGGAAGAACAAAAAGGGCGACAACCCGTCAGAAATGTTCCAGATTTGCAAATGCAAGCCCTTTTGCGTGAGATGGAACGATTACTTGATCGAAGGCTTAATCCTCTTGAAGATCCACTCTACCAAGTCGAGGCCCAAAGAGAACGTGATGAATATCCTGAAGTTGCTAGGCAAAGACGTGAAGGGCCCAATCAACGACGAAGACAACCAAAGGTTCAAGATGATGATgttaatgaaaatagtgaagatGAAAGCGATCACGGGTCTAACATAAGCCTAGAAAGGAGACGTCCCCGAAACCGTGGACAAGTATATCGAAGGCGGGAAGATGATGACTTGAAGAATATCAAACTCTCCATTCCTCCTTTCCAAGGTAAATCTGATCCCGAGACGTACCTTGAGTGGGAGAAGAAAATCGAACTAGTGTTTGAATGTCATAACTACTCTGAAAATAAGAAAGTCAAACTTGCCACAATTGAGTTTTCAGATTACgcaatgatatggtgggatcagttgaccactagtCGGAGGCGTAACGGGGagcatcccatttccacttggaccGAAATGAAGGCGGTTATGCGACGACGATTCATTCCATCCTACTATCATCGGGAGTTgcatcaaaaactccaaaatctcaTCCAAGGGACGAAAAGTGAGGAAGATTATtataaagaaatggaagtggctATGATCCGTGCCGATATTcaagaagatcgagaagccacaatGGCTCGCTTTCTAGCGGGACTTAATCGAGAGATTGCAAATGTCGTAGAACTGCAACATTACATTGAGGTTGTGGACATGGTCCACATGGCTATCAAAGTGGAGAAGCAGTTGAAGCGAAAAGGTACCACCCAAGCCTATCCTAACACCAATCCTTCTAAACGTGGCCAAAGCACAAGCAAGGGTTTTCCAACAAATCGGACGAAGGATTCTTCAACAATATCTAAGGCGAATAAGCCTATTGCCGAGTCAAGTAAAGGTAAGGCTCCTGAAAGTTCCACCGCCCGTTCAAGGGACATAAAGTGCTTCAAGTGTCTTGGTCGTGGACATATAGCGAGTCAGTGCCCGAATAGACGTACCATGGTGAAAAGGGCTGACGGTGAGATTGAAACGGAGGACAAGGAAGAGAACGATCCTGAATCGAATTCTGAAGTTGGGGAGGAGTTAGAACAACCCGTTGAAGGTGAGTTACTCGTCGTCAAGCGAAGCCTAAGTCTTCAATGTGTGGAAGACGAACAACAACGTGAGAACATTTTTCATTcgagatgtcaagtgcaagggaaAGTGTGTAGCATCATAATCGATGGAGGGAGTTGCACAAACGTGGCAAGCACCCTCATGGTAGAAAAGTTGGGGCTGTCAACCACCAAGCACCTGAATCCATACAAGCTTCAGTGGCTTAACGATGGCAGTGAACTCAAAGTGACAAAACAAGTCCTAGTGTCCTTTAGCATCGAAAAGTATTCTGATGAAGTATTATGCGATGTAGTGCCGATGCACGCGGGCCATTTACTTCTAGGACGACCATGGCAGTTCGACCGATGGGTGATGCATGATGGTTACACTAATAGATACTCCTTCAAACATCTTGGCAAGAACATGACACTTTCACCCCTCACTCCGAAGTAA